The following proteins come from a genomic window of Lolium rigidum isolate FL_2022 chromosome 5, APGP_CSIRO_Lrig_0.1, whole genome shotgun sequence:
- the LOC124651235 gene encoding uncharacterized protein LOC124651235, with amino-acid sequence MVNALNHEVPTIIFEEPEPFPEESTFVSSYRQNIPATRVTTATSSGMAILRGGRGRGRPKGAAAPPGRGTRGTRLGTTGARGGTAARGDVGARGVTAAARVVAGARGGSAVASAGGQSSTTIPTRGRGRAEWLLFGDGSSTTTTASQGVENAVEIDASQAAPDDLSQA; translated from the exons ATGGTGAATGCATTAAATCATGAG GTACCCACAATCATCTTCGAAGAACCAGAACCTTTCCCTGAGGAATCAACATTTGTTTCCTCATATAGGCAAAACATACCAGCAACAAGAGTCACTACAGCTACTTCTTCTGGAATGGCAATACTTAGAGGAGGCAGAGGTAGGGGGAGACCAAaaggagctgctgctcctcctggaAGAGGAACAAGAGGCACCAGGTTGGGAACAACTGGTGCAAGAGGAGGTACTGCTGCTAGAGGAGATGTTGGTGCAAGAGGAGTTACTGCTGCTGCTAGAGTAGTTGCTGGTGCAAGAGGAGGTAGTGCTGTTGCTAGTGCTGGAGGCCAGAGTTCTACAACAATTCCAACGAGAGGTAGAGGAAGAGCTGAATGGCTTTTATTCGGTGATGGCAGCTCAACTACAACAACTGCAAGTCAAGGTGTAGAAAATGCAGTTGAAATTGATGCATCACAGGCAGCACCTGATGATCTATCTCAAGCTTGA